A genome region from Cucumis sativus cultivar 9930 chromosome 4, Cucumber_9930_V3, whole genome shotgun sequence includes the following:
- the LOC116403433 gene encoding serine/threonine-protein phosphatase 7 long form homolog, translated as MEPGSSDPTQLYLQPSHRSQSIWEASSTVVLSCRRREAASQRTIPFDQRIVPYLKAGGFLGASHIGFMQLGWHLITALVERWRLETHTFHMPCGECTITLQDVAVQLGLPVDGEPVVGSLLYDWKFTKLPLDADDVSVQRYARAYIMQLIGGFLFANKSNTLVHYMFLLLLINFDQAGTYAWDAACLAWLCGELCRASNARSLEIVGPLILLQV; from the exons ATGGAACCTGGGTCGAGTGATCCTACACAACTATATCTACAACCATCCCATCGTTCACAGTCTATATGGGAGGCCTCCTCCACAGTTGTTTTGAGTTGTCGACGAAGAGAGGCAGCATCTCAGCGCACGATCCCATTCGATCAGCGTATTGTACCATATTTAAAGGCTGGTGGATTTCTAGGGGCTTCCCATATAGGATTTATGCAATTGGGCTGGCATTTGATTACTGCTCTGGTCGAGCGTTGGAGACTAGAGACCCACACATTTCATATGCCTTGTGGGGAATGCACGATCACCCTACAGGATGTTGCAGTTCAGTTAGGGCTACCTGTGGATGGTGAGCCTGTGGTAGGGTCGTTATTATATGACTGGAAG TTCACAAAATTGCCACTGGATGCTGATGATGTGAGCGTTCAAAGATACGCTCGTGCATACATTATGCAGTTAATTGGAGGTTTTCTATTTgcaaacaaatcaaacacTCTGGTCCACTATATGTTCCTcctacttttaattaattttgaccaGGCTGGTACTTATGCTTGGGACGCTGCATGCCTCGCATGGTTGTGTGGGGAATTGTGTCGAGCGAGTAATGCACGATCTTTAGAGATTGTTGGCCCATTAATATTGTTGCAAGTATGA